From a region of the Alosa sapidissima isolate fAloSap1 chromosome 9, fAloSap1.pri, whole genome shotgun sequence genome:
- the LOC121718397 gene encoding transcription elongation factor 1 homolog, with the protein MGRRKSKRKPPPKKKLTGDLDTQFTCPFCNHEKACDVKMERSRNTGIISCSVCLEEFQTPITYLSEAVDVYSDWIDACEAANQ; encoded by the exons ATGGGTCGCCGAAAATCGAAGAGGAaaccccctcccaaaaagaagTTGACAGGGGACCTTGACACCCAGTTCACGTGCCCATTCTGTAACCACGAGAAGGCGTGTGATGTGAAAAT ggagaggagcagaaaCACTGGGATTATATCCTGTTCGGTCTGCCTGGAGGAGTTCCAGACTCCCATTACCT ATCTTTCGGAGGCAGTAGATGTGTACAGCGACTGGATAGACGCCTGTGAAGCTGCCAACCAATAG